A stretch of the Notamacropus eugenii isolate mMacEug1 chromosome 2, mMacEug1.pri_v2, whole genome shotgun sequence genome encodes the following:
- the EXOC7 gene encoding exocyst complex component 7 isoform X3, with translation MIPPQEASVRRREIEDKLKQEEETLSFIRDSLEKSDQLTKNMVSILSSFESRLMKLENSIIPVHKQTENLQRLQENVEKTLSCLDHVISYYHVASDTEKIIREGPTGRLEEYLGCMAKIQKAVEYFQDNNPDSPELNRVKFLFERGKESLESEFRSLMTRHSKVVSPVLILDLIGGEDDMEGQDDMTLEHLSESVLHDVIRISRWLVEYGRNQDFMNVYYQIRSSQLDRSIKGLKEHFRKSSSSSGVPYSPAIPNKRKDTPTKKPVKRPGTIRKAQNLLKQYSQHGLDGKKGGSNLIPLEGRDDMLDMEIDAYIHCVSAFVKLAQSEYQLLTDIIPEHHQKKTFDSLIQDALDGLMMEGENIVSVARKAIIRHDYSAVLTVFPILRHLKQTKPEFDQVLQGTAASTKNKLPGLITSMETTGAKALEDFADNIKNDPDKEYNMPKDGTVHELTSNAILFLQQLLDFQETAGAMLASQVLGDTYNIPLDPRETSSSATSYNSEFSKRLLSTYICKVLGNLQLNLLSKSKVYEDPALSAIFLHNNYNYILKSLEKSELIHLVAVTQKTAERSYRDHIEQQIQTYQRSWLKVTDYISEKNLPVFQPGVKLRDKERQMIKERFKGFNDGLEELCKIQKAWAIPDTEQRDKIRQAQKTIVKENYGAFLHRYASVPFTKNPEKYIKYRVEQVADMIERLFDTSA, from the exons GTTTCTATCCTGTCATCTTTTGAGAGCCGACTTATGAAGCTAGAGAACTCCATCATCCCTGTGCATAAGCAAACAGAGAACCTGCAGCGATTACAGGAGAATGTGGAGAAGACCCTATCCTGTCTAGACCATGTCATCAGTTATTACCATGTGGCCAGTGACACGGAGAAGATAATTAGGGAAGG CCCCACAGGAAGACTAGAGGAGTACCTGGGATGTATGGCCAAAATCCAGAAAGCAGTGGAGTACTTTCAGGACAACAATCCTGACAGCCCAGAGCTGAACCGTGTG AAGTTCCTTTTTGAGCGTGGAAAGGAGTCCCTAGAATCCGAGTTCCGAAGTTTGATGACTCGGCACAGTAAGGTTGTTTCCCCTGTGCTCATTCTGGACCTGATCGGTGGGGAAGATGATATGGAGGGTCAGGATGACATGACCCTGGAGCACCTCTCTGAGAGTGTGCTCCATGACGTGATTCGAATTTCCCGCTGGCTGGTGGAATATGGGAGGAACCAAG ATTTCATGAATGTTTACTATCAGATCCGTTCCAGTCAGCTGGACCGCTCAATCAAGGGCCTGAAAGAACACTTTCGGAAAAGCAGCTCCTCTTCTGGTGTTCCCTACTCCCCTGCTATTCCCAATAAGAGGAAAGATACACCCACCAAAAAACCAGTCAAACGACCAG GGACGATTCGTAAGGCTCAGAACCTTCTGAAACAGTATTCTCAGCATGGTCTAGATGGGAAAAAGGGGGGTTCTAACCTCATTCCTCTGGAAG GGAGGGATGATATGCTGGATATGGAAATTGATGCCTACATCCACTGCGTCAGTGCCTTTGTCAAGTTGGCACAGAGCGAGTACCAGTTGCTGACGGATATCATCCCTGAGCATCATCAAAAAAAGACGTTTGACTCCCTTATCCAG GATGCATTGGATGGACTAATGATGGAGGGGGAGAACATTGTGTCAGTTGCTCGGAAGGCCATCATCCGACATGACTACTCAGCTGTGCTCACAGTCTTCCCCATCCTACGGCACCTTAAACAAACCAAGCCCGAGTTTGATCAAGTACTGCAG GGCACAGCTGCCAGCACGAAGAACAAGCTGCCAGGACTCATTACCTCCATGGAGACCACTGGTGCCAAAGCCCTGGAGGACTTTGCTGATAACATCAAG AATGACCCAGACAAGGAGTACAACATGCCCAAGGATGGCACTGTGCACGAGCTCACAAGCAAT GCCATCCTTTTCCTCCAGCAGCTTCTAGACTTCCAGGAAACAGCTGGTGCCATGCTAGCCTCACAAG TCCTTGGGGACACATACAATATTCCTTTAGACCCCCGAG agacaAGCTCCTCTGCCACCAGCTATAACTCTGAATTCAGCAAGCGACTACTAAGCACCTATATCT GTAAAGTTCTCGGTAACCTACAGCTAAACCTGCTCAGCAAGTCCAAGGTGTATGAGGACCCAGCTCTAAGTGCCATTTTCCTGCACAATAACTACAACTACATCCTCAAGTCCCTGGAGAA GTCTGAGCTCATCCACCTGGTGGCAGTGACCCAGAAGACAGCTGAACGCTCATACAGAGATCACATTGAGCAGCAGATCCAGACGTACCAGCGCAG CTGGCTAAAGGTAACTGACTACATTTCTGAAAAGAACTTACCTGTATTCCAGCCAGGAGTCAAG CTCCGGGACAAGGAGCGGCAGATGATCAAGGAGCGCTTTAAG GGCTTCAATGATGGCCTTGAGGAGCTCTGCAAGATCCAGAAGGCCTGGGCCATCCCAGACACTGAGCAGAGGGACAAGATCCGCCAGGCTCAGAAAACCATTGTCAAGGAGAACTACGGGGCCTTCCTGCATAG GTATGCCAGCGTACCCTTCACCAAGAATCCTGAGAAGTACATCAAATACCGCGTGGAGCAGGTGGCAGACATGATCGAGCGCCTGTTTGACACATCAGCCTGA
- the EXOC7 gene encoding exocyst complex component 7 isoform X2: MIPPQEASVRRREIEDKLKQEEETLSFIRDSLEKSDQLTKNMVSILSSFESRLMKLENSIIPVHKQTENLQRLQENVEKTLSCLDHVISYYHVASDTEKIIREGPTGRLEEYLGCMAKIQKAVEYFQDNNPDSPELNRVKFLFERGKESLESEFRSLMTRHSKVVSPVLILDLIGGEDDMEGQDDMTLEHLSESVLHDVIRISRWLVEYGRNQDFMNVYYQIRSSQLDRSIKGLKEHFRKSSSSSGVPYSPAIPNKRKDTPTKKPVKRPGTIRKAQNLLKQYSQHGLDGKKGGSNLIPLEGHEHDFRVKHLSEALNDKHGPLAGRDDMLDMEIDAYIHCVSAFVKLAQSEYQLLTDIIPEHHQKKTFDSLIQDALDGLMMEGENIVSVARKAIIRHDYSAVLTVFPILRHLKQTKPEFDQVLQGTAASTKNKLPGLITSMETTGAKALEDFADNIKNDPDKEYNMPKDGTVHELTSNAILFLQQLLDFQETAGAMLASQETSSSATSYNSEFSKRLLSTYICKVLGNLQLNLLSKSKVYEDPALSAIFLHNNYNYILKSLEKSELIHLVAVTQKTAERSYRDHIEQQIQTYQRSWLKVTDYISEKNLPVFQPGVKLRDKERQMIKERFKGFNDGLEELCKIQKAWAIPDTEQRDKIRQAQKTIVKENYGAFLHRYASVPFTKNPEKYIKYRVEQVADMIERLFDTSA, translated from the exons GTTTCTATCCTGTCATCTTTTGAGAGCCGACTTATGAAGCTAGAGAACTCCATCATCCCTGTGCATAAGCAAACAGAGAACCTGCAGCGATTACAGGAGAATGTGGAGAAGACCCTATCCTGTCTAGACCATGTCATCAGTTATTACCATGTGGCCAGTGACACGGAGAAGATAATTAGGGAAGG CCCCACAGGAAGACTAGAGGAGTACCTGGGATGTATGGCCAAAATCCAGAAAGCAGTGGAGTACTTTCAGGACAACAATCCTGACAGCCCAGAGCTGAACCGTGTG AAGTTCCTTTTTGAGCGTGGAAAGGAGTCCCTAGAATCCGAGTTCCGAAGTTTGATGACTCGGCACAGTAAGGTTGTTTCCCCTGTGCTCATTCTGGACCTGATCGGTGGGGAAGATGATATGGAGGGTCAGGATGACATGACCCTGGAGCACCTCTCTGAGAGTGTGCTCCATGACGTGATTCGAATTTCCCGCTGGCTGGTGGAATATGGGAGGAACCAAG ATTTCATGAATGTTTACTATCAGATCCGTTCCAGTCAGCTGGACCGCTCAATCAAGGGCCTGAAAGAACACTTTCGGAAAAGCAGCTCCTCTTCTGGTGTTCCCTACTCCCCTGCTATTCCCAATAAGAGGAAAGATACACCCACCAAAAAACCAGTCAAACGACCAG GGACGATTCGTAAGGCTCAGAACCTTCTGAAACAGTATTCTCAGCATGGTCTAGATGGGAAAAAGGGGGGTTCTAACCTCATTCCTCTGGAAG GTCACGAGCATGATTTCCGAGTTAAGCATCTGTCCGAGGCCCTGAACGACAAGCACGGGCCACTGGCTG GGAGGGATGATATGCTGGATATGGAAATTGATGCCTACATCCACTGCGTCAGTGCCTTTGTCAAGTTGGCACAGAGCGAGTACCAGTTGCTGACGGATATCATCCCTGAGCATCATCAAAAAAAGACGTTTGACTCCCTTATCCAG GATGCATTGGATGGACTAATGATGGAGGGGGAGAACATTGTGTCAGTTGCTCGGAAGGCCATCATCCGACATGACTACTCAGCTGTGCTCACAGTCTTCCCCATCCTACGGCACCTTAAACAAACCAAGCCCGAGTTTGATCAAGTACTGCAG GGCACAGCTGCCAGCACGAAGAACAAGCTGCCAGGACTCATTACCTCCATGGAGACCACTGGTGCCAAAGCCCTGGAGGACTTTGCTGATAACATCAAG AATGACCCAGACAAGGAGTACAACATGCCCAAGGATGGCACTGTGCACGAGCTCACAAGCAAT GCCATCCTTTTCCTCCAGCAGCTTCTAGACTTCCAGGAAACAGCTGGTGCCATGCTAGCCTCACAAG agacaAGCTCCTCTGCCACCAGCTATAACTCTGAATTCAGCAAGCGACTACTAAGCACCTATATCT GTAAAGTTCTCGGTAACCTACAGCTAAACCTGCTCAGCAAGTCCAAGGTGTATGAGGACCCAGCTCTAAGTGCCATTTTCCTGCACAATAACTACAACTACATCCTCAAGTCCCTGGAGAA GTCTGAGCTCATCCACCTGGTGGCAGTGACCCAGAAGACAGCTGAACGCTCATACAGAGATCACATTGAGCAGCAGATCCAGACGTACCAGCGCAG CTGGCTAAAGGTAACTGACTACATTTCTGAAAAGAACTTACCTGTATTCCAGCCAGGAGTCAAG CTCCGGGACAAGGAGCGGCAGATGATCAAGGAGCGCTTTAAG GGCTTCAATGATGGCCTTGAGGAGCTCTGCAAGATCCAGAAGGCCTGGGCCATCCCAGACACTGAGCAGAGGGACAAGATCCGCCAGGCTCAGAAAACCATTGTCAAGGAGAACTACGGGGCCTTCCTGCATAG GTATGCCAGCGTACCCTTCACCAAGAATCCTGAGAAGTACATCAAATACCGCGTGGAGCAGGTGGCAGACATGATCGAGCGCCTGTTTGACACATCAGCCTGA
- the EXOC7 gene encoding exocyst complex component 7 isoform X8 — MIPPQEASVRRREIEDKLKQEEETLSFIRDSLEKSDQLTKNMVSILSSFESRLMKLENSIIPVHKQTENLQRLQENVEKTLSCLDHVISYYHVASDTEKIIREGPTGRLEEYLGCMAKIQKAVEYFQDNNPDSPELNRVKFLFERGKESLESEFRSLMTRHSKVVSPVLILDLIGGEDDMEGQDDMTLEHLSESVLHDVIRISRWLVEYGRNQDFMNVYYQIRSSQLDRSIKGLKEHFRKSSSSSGVPYSPAIPNKRKDTPTKKPVKRPGRDDMLDMEIDAYIHCVSAFVKLAQSEYQLLTDIIPEHHQKKTFDSLIQDALDGLMMEGENIVSVARKAIIRHDYSAVLTVFPILRHLKQTKPEFDQVLQGTAASTKNKLPGLITSMETTGAKALEDFADNIKNDPDKEYNMPKDGTVHELTSNAILFLQQLLDFQETAGAMLASQETSSSATSYNSEFSKRLLSTYICKVLGNLQLNLLSKSKVYEDPALSAIFLHNNYNYILKSLEKSELIHLVAVTQKTAERSYRDHIEQQIQTYQRSWLKVTDYISEKNLPVFQPGVKLRDKERQMIKERFKGFNDGLEELCKIQKAWAIPDTEQRDKIRQAQKTIVKENYGAFLHRYASVPFTKNPEKYIKYRVEQVADMIERLFDTSA, encoded by the exons GTTTCTATCCTGTCATCTTTTGAGAGCCGACTTATGAAGCTAGAGAACTCCATCATCCCTGTGCATAAGCAAACAGAGAACCTGCAGCGATTACAGGAGAATGTGGAGAAGACCCTATCCTGTCTAGACCATGTCATCAGTTATTACCATGTGGCCAGTGACACGGAGAAGATAATTAGGGAAGG CCCCACAGGAAGACTAGAGGAGTACCTGGGATGTATGGCCAAAATCCAGAAAGCAGTGGAGTACTTTCAGGACAACAATCCTGACAGCCCAGAGCTGAACCGTGTG AAGTTCCTTTTTGAGCGTGGAAAGGAGTCCCTAGAATCCGAGTTCCGAAGTTTGATGACTCGGCACAGTAAGGTTGTTTCCCCTGTGCTCATTCTGGACCTGATCGGTGGGGAAGATGATATGGAGGGTCAGGATGACATGACCCTGGAGCACCTCTCTGAGAGTGTGCTCCATGACGTGATTCGAATTTCCCGCTGGCTGGTGGAATATGGGAGGAACCAAG ATTTCATGAATGTTTACTATCAGATCCGTTCCAGTCAGCTGGACCGCTCAATCAAGGGCCTGAAAGAACACTTTCGGAAAAGCAGCTCCTCTTCTGGTGTTCCCTACTCCCCTGCTATTCCCAATAAGAGGAAAGATACACCCACCAAAAAACCAGTCAAACGACCAG GGAGGGATGATATGCTGGATATGGAAATTGATGCCTACATCCACTGCGTCAGTGCCTTTGTCAAGTTGGCACAGAGCGAGTACCAGTTGCTGACGGATATCATCCCTGAGCATCATCAAAAAAAGACGTTTGACTCCCTTATCCAG GATGCATTGGATGGACTAATGATGGAGGGGGAGAACATTGTGTCAGTTGCTCGGAAGGCCATCATCCGACATGACTACTCAGCTGTGCTCACAGTCTTCCCCATCCTACGGCACCTTAAACAAACCAAGCCCGAGTTTGATCAAGTACTGCAG GGCACAGCTGCCAGCACGAAGAACAAGCTGCCAGGACTCATTACCTCCATGGAGACCACTGGTGCCAAAGCCCTGGAGGACTTTGCTGATAACATCAAG AATGACCCAGACAAGGAGTACAACATGCCCAAGGATGGCACTGTGCACGAGCTCACAAGCAAT GCCATCCTTTTCCTCCAGCAGCTTCTAGACTTCCAGGAAACAGCTGGTGCCATGCTAGCCTCACAAG agacaAGCTCCTCTGCCACCAGCTATAACTCTGAATTCAGCAAGCGACTACTAAGCACCTATATCT GTAAAGTTCTCGGTAACCTACAGCTAAACCTGCTCAGCAAGTCCAAGGTGTATGAGGACCCAGCTCTAAGTGCCATTTTCCTGCACAATAACTACAACTACATCCTCAAGTCCCTGGAGAA GTCTGAGCTCATCCACCTGGTGGCAGTGACCCAGAAGACAGCTGAACGCTCATACAGAGATCACATTGAGCAGCAGATCCAGACGTACCAGCGCAG CTGGCTAAAGGTAACTGACTACATTTCTGAAAAGAACTTACCTGTATTCCAGCCAGGAGTCAAG CTCCGGGACAAGGAGCGGCAGATGATCAAGGAGCGCTTTAAG GGCTTCAATGATGGCCTTGAGGAGCTCTGCAAGATCCAGAAGGCCTGGGCCATCCCAGACACTGAGCAGAGGGACAAGATCCGCCAGGCTCAGAAAACCATTGTCAAGGAGAACTACGGGGCCTTCCTGCATAG GTATGCCAGCGTACCCTTCACCAAGAATCCTGAGAAGTACATCAAATACCGCGTGGAGCAGGTGGCAGACATGATCGAGCGCCTGTTTGACACATCAGCCTGA